TTTTTGCTTGGCGACCATAGAGAGTTGGAACCACCTGATCCCTTGCCGAACTCAGAAGTGAAACGACTCATCGCCGATGGTAGTGTGGGGCTTCCCCATGTGAGAGTAGGTCATCGCCAAGCGCTTAACGACGAAAGCCCTAGCAGTAATGCTGGGGCTTTTTTTATGCGTGGAACTTATTTGAAGTCGCTGCCATGTATAGACGATTGATAACATCGTCAAACGCTATATACTGCGCTGGCATTAACGACTTATTCGCCATATGTGACCGCAGGAAAACCTTTAGGTACCAGGCCCAGGGAGCGGCCCCTCGGCATACCCTAAAAGGTACGTGAGCGCTTAACAACGAAGCCCTAGAACAATACTGGTTTTTTTGCATGGGAGTTTATGTCTGTAGCAAAAGTTAATAAAAGTATGTTCAGGCTGAAGTAGCTCATAGTAATTTGGAATCATTGTATCGCGTGGTAAATAGGAAGGAGAGGCGATTGGATGCCTGACAGGATGGTATTTAGATGGAGATGTAACATTACCCTAGATGGTAGGGAGCCGACGGCTAGAAATTAAGATGGTTTGGTTGCTGACTGTTTCTGACCGCTAGACGTTATTTCAAGTAATAAAAAAGACCTCTGATGAGGCCTTTTTAGTAGAGTCATACTTTATTAAGACTTAGGCTTACGCTTTTTAGCTTTGGGCTTGCCCTTATCCTTTGACTTAGAGCTAGCTTTTCCTGAGCCCCCTTCTTGCTTACCAATCGGTGCTAGTTGCATGGGTTTACCGGCAACTCGGGCTTTAGCAAGAATTGATTGAACTTCTTTCGGCATACCCGCTGGAAGGTCGACCGTGGTGAATTCGTCAAACAAGTCGATACGACCGATGTATTCACTGTCTATGTCGGCTTCGTTAGCGATAGCACCAACGATACTGCCAACTTTTACGTCATGATTACGTCCAAGCTCGATACGATAACGTTCCATTTCCACATCGGGATGATCGGCTAATGGTTGCGCTTGTGCAGAGAAAGTATTTTCACGACGAGGGCGTTCTTTACGGTCGCGTTTGTTCTTGCGACGAGAATCTCGATCATCATCCCAATCGCGACTATCACGCTCGCGCCGTTCTTTTCGAGGCTTCTCTTTAAGTAATAGTTCGTCACCAGCTGCCATTTTAGCCAATGCAGCTGCTAGCTGTGGCCAATCCTGATCATTATTTTCCACATACTTGTTGATGATGTCCAAGTAAAAGTCTAGGTCACTTGTTGCTAGCGTATCGCTAATCTTTTGTACAAAGCGATCAACACGTTGCTCGTTGATATCGGCAACTGTCGGCAAATGCATTTCTTCGATCGGTTGATTAGTGGCGCGCTCGATTGCTTTCAGCATACGCTTTTCACGATGCGCGACAAATAAAATAGCATTACCTTCACGCCCTGCACGACCTGTTCTGCCGATACGGTGGACGTAGGATTCAGTGTCATAAGGAATGTCGTAGTTAATAACGTGACTGATACGCTCAACGTCCAAACCACGGGCGGCAACGTCTGTTGCTAATAATACGTCAATTTTGCCACTTTTCAGCTTATCAACAATTTTTTCACGAGTGTTTTGCTGAATGTCACCATTTAATGCATCAGCTCTAAAACCACGAGCATTTAATTTTTCAGCAAGCTCCATGGTCGCACTTTTGGTGCGGACGAAGATAATCATGCCGTCGAATTCTTCGGTTTCAAGAATTCGCGTCAGTGCATCCAATTTGTGTAAACCACTGACAAACCAGTAGCGTTGGCTGATGGTTTTAGCGGTTGAGGTTTTGGTCTCAATCTTTATGTGCTCAGGATCGTTCAAGTATTTTTGAGCAACTTTTTTGATTTGATTCGGCATGGTTGCAGAGAAAAGCGCAATCTGTCTCTGATCTGGGGTGTGTCCAAGGATCCACTCAACATCATCAATAAAGCCCATCCGAAGCATTTCGTCAGCTTCGTCTAAAACCAATGCTTTAAGGTTGTTGAGTTTTAGAGTACCACGGCGAATATGATCCATGACTCGGCCTGGTGTTCCGACTACCACCTGCGCGCCACGCTTCAACTGCTTTAGCTGAGTATCATAGCGTTGGCCGCCATAAATAGGCAAAATCGTGAAGCGTTCCATGTGCTTAGCATAAGTTTGGCACGCCTCGGCCACCTGCAAAGCAAGCTCACGAGTCGGAGCTAGCACCAAGACCTGTGTTGTTTTGTCGTCAGTATCTATTTGAGAAAGCAAAGGCAATGCAAAAGCAGCCGTTTTACCGGTACCCGTTTGGGCTTGGCCTATAATGTCGCGTCCGGTCAACAAAACAGGAATACTGGCTTGTTGGATCGGAGATGGTTGTTCGTAGCCTACTTCTTGAATAGCTTTCAATACAGCAGGGGCGAGTTCCAGCTCAGAGAAGCTGGTCGGAATATGTTTAGATGTCATCAGAAATACCTTAATAATGCATGATGAGCAGAATGCTCAACGAAGCGTCGGTCAACTGATAAAACCCAACTAAAACCACAACTCGTTGCACAGAATATAAGAAAGGAAGTGCGTGCGACCATTGCTTCGATTGGCGGCGATTATACAGGTAAATGCAGAAAAGCGTTAGTTTTATTAATAAGTTTTGTTAGGCAAGGCTAGGCTTTACGGGAAAATAATAAGAAAGAAAAGGCAGGGGCTAGCCTGCCTTTAAGCGTTACTGCTTGTAAACTTTGCCGTCTTTCATCACGAAAGTGACGTCTTGAAGTAGGGTAATATTATCAACTGGATTACCATCAACGGCGATAATATCAGCAAGGTTGCCTTTTTTGATCACGCCTATCGTATTGTTTTTTAACAAATTAGCCGTGGTTACTGTGGCGCTTTGAATCGCTTCCATCGCTGGCATACCAGCTTCTACCATATATTGGAATTCTTTTGCGTTATCGCCATGAGCAGACACACCGCTATCGGTTCCAAACGCTATTTTGACGCCATAATCATAAGCTTTAGCAAATGTTTGCTGAATTTTAGGGCCTACAGCGCGAGCTTTGGGACGGACAATCTCAGGAAAGAAACCATCAATCTCAGCTTTTTCGGCGACAAACTTACCGGCAATAATAGTCGGTACATAATAAGTACCTTTCTTTTTCATCGCCTTCATCACTTTGTCTGACATGTAAGTACCATGTTCGATACTGGTGATACCGGCGTTAACGGCCCTAAGCATACCTTCTTCACCATGAGCGTGCGCGGCAACATGCATGTTGTAATCATTAGCGGTTTCTACTACTGAGCGAAGCTCTTCTTCGGTGAACTGGGGGTTTTGTCCACTTTTAGCCAGGCTAAGTACGCCGCCGGTTGCTGTGATCTTAATAAAGTCAGCACCGTCTTTGTAACGTTGACGAACCGCTTTGCGAGCCCCTTCAACGCTGTTAACGACGCCTTCTTTAGGACCCGGATCACCCATTAAATCTGCATTGGTGCCATTGGTCGGATCGGCATGGCCACCTGTTGTGGCAAGAGACTTTCCGGCAGAGTAAATCCGTGGGCCATTAACAATGCCCTGATTAATCGCATTGCGCAAAGAAATCGTCACATTGTAGGAGTCGCCAGGGTTTCTAACGGTGGTAAAGCCTGCCATTAGAGTCTTCATACCAAAGTCTTGAGCTCTAAAGGCCAAGTCCGCCGGATTTAAGGTAAAGCCGTCAATGTAGGACTTTGGATTCATTTCACCGTCTAAGTGAACGTGCATATCCATCAAGCCAGGTAGGCATGTCTTATCACTTAAATCGATCAACTTAACGCCAGTTGGACGCTTAGTCTCAACTGCGCTTATGGTGTTACCCGTCACTTCAATAAAGCGCTGGTTGAGCATCTCGCCTTCCGCGGTATCGATCACATTACCGCAATGCAGCCAGGTGCTCGTCGTTTGGGCTGGAGCTGCGCTCAGTAAATGGGGCGCAGTGATTAAACTTAGGATTGCTACAAGCTTAAGTGATGAGGGTATGGTCATATCTACCTCGATTCATTGTTATCATAGATTGCTTAATCTAACGGTAAAGCGTGTCGGTAGCAAATCCAGAGTGATATTTTTTTAGAGGAGTCACTAGGCTAAAGCAAATAGTATTTCGAGAAGCTTCTGCTACAATGCCCAACAGTAATAATTGTTCTAGGATTTGGCCGTATGGCGCAATCATTAGCCGCGTTTAATACATTTGGTGTGGAAGCCACGTGTGACAATTTATTCCGCTTTACTTCTGAGCAAGAAATTCAGGATTGGTTAGCGGGAATGCCCATTCCCCCTAAAGAGTTCTTTGTGCTTGGCGGCGGCAGTAACCTGCTATTACTGGGGCATGTTCCGCTAACGTTTTTAAAGGCGGATATTCAAGGGGTCGATTATCAAGAGAGTGGCGATGAGGTACTAGTGACCGCAGGTGCAGGAGTGAACTGGCACGATTTGGTGCTGGATTCCATCGATAAGGGCTATGCTGGTTTGGAAAATTTATCTTTGATTCCCGGTAACGTTGGCGCCGCGCCGATACAGAATATTGGAGCTTATGGGGTTGAGCTGGAGCAGCTTTTTGTATCACTGAATGCGGTCGACTTATTCAGTGGTGAAAAGCGAGTTTTTGAGCATGAAGCGTGTGAGTTTGCTTATCGTGACAGCGTGTTTAAGCAACGCCATCGTGGGCAATACATGATTACGTCTGTTACCTTGAGGTTGAGGAAGAAACCAGAGTTAGTGCTTACTTATGGGCCGTTGTCCGCGTTAAAAGACCGTTGCGACGAGTTAACGCCGGCTGATGTCAGTAACGAAGTGATTCGGATCCGTCAAAGTAAGCTTCCTGATCCCCAAAAATTGGGTAATGCGGGTTCATTTTTTAAAAACCCCGTTATTAGTAAGAAAGCGTTTAAAAGGCTACAAACAAACTATCCTGAGGTTGTGGCTTACCCGGTGGACGATTCTCATATGAAACTTGCCGCCGGTTGGTTGATCGATCAGTGTGGACTCAAAGGTTATCGCCAAGGTGATGCTGGTGTCCATCAGCAGCAAGCATTAGTGTTGGTGAATCATGGCGATGCCAGTGGTCGTGATATTGTGCAACTGGCTGGACACGTGCGGGATACGGTACTGGCTAAATTTGAGGTTCGTTTAGAGCCAGAAGTTTGGATCATTGGTGAGCAAGATATTTTTTAAGGCAGCGTGGCGTATTTATGGCATCACAAAAAGAACAGCAACTGATTGAAATCATAAATATTTTATCAAAAGGTGGCTTTTATTCTGGGCAAGCGATTGCAGAGAAGCTGGAAGTTAGCCGAGCCTACGTTTGGAAGCTTATTCAGCAGCTGCAAGAATTTGGGCTTGGAATCGAGTCCGTGACAGGTCGCGGGTATTGTTTGGAATATCCGGTGGAGTTACTGGATGAGCAAGCTTTGAAGCAAGCTTTGCAACTGTCGAAGATGGAGCTGAGACTGATTACTGACTCAACCAATGAAGCGCTAAAAGGTGATGGTTTTGAGCATAACAAACTTGTCGTTGCTGAATATCAGTCCGCAGGACGTGGTCGCCGTGGCCGACAGTGGGTGTCGCCGCTGGCGAGTAACCTTTACTGGTCGTTGGGTTGGAAAACCCAGTTGCCGGTGCAGCAGTTGGGCGGACTCAGCCTGGTTGTTGGGTTAGCGATTGTTAGCGCACTTGAGCGTTTTGGCGTTAGTGGAGTAGAAGTTAAGTGGCCAAATGATATTCGTTTCCAAGGTCGTAAGCTGGGTGGAATATTAGTAGAGCTTTCAGGTGACATGGTGGGGGGCTTGAATGTCATTATAGGTGTAGGAATGAATGTGCACATGGCAAGCTCTGCGGCAGGAGGAATCGAGCAGGAATGGATTAATCTACAAGAGCTGAAAAAAGACATCAGCCGGCAACAGCTTTTAATCGACGTCATTGAGCAACTGCAAAGCCATTTGAAGCAGTTTGCGGAAGGAGGCTTTGAATCCTTCATTGAGCATTGGCGTGATGTTGATGAGTGCTTCAATAAAAAGATCGCCATTGTGCAAGGCGAGGAGGTGATTAATGGCGTTGGTGCTGGCGTGGATAATAATGGTGCCTTGTTGTTACAAACCGGCAAAGGCATTAAGCCGATTTATGCAGGTGAGGTGAGCTTGCGATTTCGAGAAGGAGTACATTAATGTTTCTGCTGATTGATCAGGGGAATAGCCGATGTAAGTACCTACTTACGGAAGCGCTTGGAGATATTAAAGCTGTTGATTCAGGAAGTTGGGAGAATCAAGACTTCGATACGGCTAGTTGGAAAGGTTTGCTAGCGCCTTTTCAGGCGAAAGGAATTGGTCGAGTCTTAGTCAGCAGCGTGGCTGGTCAGGCGCGTAAAGAATGGTTTGGGGCTTTATGCCATGAGGTTCTTGGTATTTGGCCTGAGTTTGCTGAGTCCGGTGAGTCCTATGTTTCTACATCATCCGTAACCTTGAGTAATTGCTATGACACGCCGCAAGCGCTGGGGGTGGATCGATGGCTGGCGATGATTGCGGTTAGTGAGCGAGTGACGAGGGAGTTTATAGTCATTGACGCCGGCACAGCGATCACGACTGACTGGGTCAATCACAAGGGACAACATCAAGGCGGGCATATTATTCCGGGTGGGCGAATGCTGCAACAGAGTTTGCTTGGTCAAACCGGCGGCATTGCCTGGAGCGCAAAGCATGATTCGACGGCCAAGGGTGAGTTGCTTGGTGAGAACACCTCGGCAGCGGTGGCACTGGGCGCTGAGACTATGATAAAAGGGTATTGCTATCAGGTGATGAAGGACGTCGTCAATGAGTCCTCGGGTAAACAACTGTCTGTATTGGTTACCGGCGGTGATGGGCCGTTTGTTACTGAGTGCTTGCAGCGGGTGGTTGAGGATATGCCGCTTGCTTGTCGGGTTGAGTATCAGCCGAATTTGGTTATTGAAGGCTTAAGCCATTGGTTTTCGTTGAATAATTAAACAATTTAGCGACAGAAGTAAAAAAAATGACCATATCCCCAAAAAAAGTTAAAAAAAGCATTGCCAAAGCTAAATCAGATCGCTAAAATTCCGCCCACTTAACGACATAGCCCAAGGCTAGTTAAATAAAGCGTCATTAAGTAACGCCGACTTAGCTCAGTAGGTAGAGCAACTGACTTGTAATCAGTAGGTCGCCAGTTCGATTCCGGCAGTCGGCACCATTATTTTAAAGGGTTGCGTAAGCAGCCCTTTTTAAATGTAAGTATCGGTTCTAATGAAGGTTCTTTATTAAGACTCATTGCTAAGATAAATACTTGCATTTTCTCCAGCAAATTGGCATTATGCGCGCTCGCTTTGAGCAACGATGATGTTCAAATCTTGGAGGGGTTCCCGAGCGGCCAAAGGGATCAGACTGTAAATCTGACGCGAAAGCTTCGGAGGTTCGAATCCTCCCCCCTCCACCAAATTATTTCATCCTGCCTCTAGCCTAAGTCACTGAAAAGTGAAGAAAATTGGCTGGATGAAAGCTTGGTTACACTATAGGTTAATCAAGCTAATATCGTTCTTGGTGCAAGTGTAAACTTACTTGAGTTTACTAGTTAGCATAATAGTAACGGTAATCAGTTGAGCGCGGGTATAGTTCAACGGTAGAACCTCAGCCTTCCAAGCTGATGATGCGGGTTCGATTCCCGCTACCCGCTCCAAATTGCCGATATAGCTCAGTAGGTAGAGCACTCCCTTGGTAAGGGAGAGGTCAGCAGTTCAAATCTGCTTATCGGCACCAGGCTTTGTCGTTCTTGCAGGCTTGATTCTTTATCAATCCAACAAGTTGGGCAAAATTTAGGGTGCGAGGGTACTAGTACGCCTGATTCTTTAGACGTACAACCCGGTGACACCCGTTTTAATATTGGAACTTAAAACGCGGAATTTCCGGGAGGCTTAAAATGGCTAAAGAAAAATTTGAACGTAATAAGCCGCACGTAAACGTTGGTACTATTGGTCACGTTGACCACGGTAAAACGACTTTAACGGCGGCGATTTGTACAGTACTAGCAGACGTATACGGCGGTGCGGCACAAGCATTTGCTGATATTGATAACGCTCCAGAAGAGCGTGAGCGTGGTATTACCATCGCGACATCACACGTTGAGTACGAAACACCAGCACGTCACTACGCCCACGTAGACTGCCCAGGCCACGCTGACTATGTTAAAAACATGATCACAGGTGCTGCACAGATGGACGGTGCGATTTTGGTATGTTCAGCAGCAGACGGCCCGATGCCACAAACACGTGAGCACATCTTGTTGTCACGTCAGGTAGGTGTCCCGAAGATTGTTGTGTTCTTGAACAAATGCGACATGGTTGATGACGAAGAGTTACTAGAATTGGTTGAAATGGAAGTTCGTGAACTTCTAGATCAGTACGAATTCCCAGGTGACGACACGCCAATCATCCGTGGTTCAGCGTTGAAAGCACTAGAAGGCGACCAAGGTGCTTTGGGTAAAGAAGCGATTGTTGCTTTAGGTGAAGCTCTAGATACTTACATTCCAGAGCCAGAGCGTGCGATTGACAAGCCATTCTTGTTACCGATTGAAGACGTATTCTCGATTTCAGGTCGTGGTACGGTAGTGACAGGCCGTGTTGAGAGCGGTGTTGTTAAAGTTGGTGAAGAGATTGAAATCGTCGGTATCAAAGATACCACGAAGACGACAGTAACGGGCGTAGAGATGTTCCGTAAGCTGCTTGACCAAGGTGAAGCAGGCGATAACGTTGGTGTACTACTACGTGGTACGAAGCGTGACGAAGTTGAGCGTGGTCAAGTATTGGCACACACAGGTACTATCACTCCTCACACACGTTTCGAAGCAGAAGTGTACGTATTGTCGAAAGATGAAGGTGGTCGTCATACGCCATTCTTCAAAGGCTACCGTCCACAGTTCTACTTCCGTACAACCGACGTAACGGGTGCTTGTGAATTACCAGAAGGCGTAGAGATGGTTATGCCTGGTGATAACATCAAGATGGACGTTACTTTGATTGCACCGATTGCGATGGACGAAGGTTTACGCTTCGCGATTCGTGAAGGTGGCCGTACAGTAGGTGCGGGCGTTGTTTCTAAGATTCACGAGTAAGCTTAGATATTAGGAGTTTTTTGTCCCGACTCTGGGATAGGCGAGCTCCGCTCGCAGGCGTTGGCAGGGTATTGCTCCCAGCTCAACCCTGCACTTCCGACATCCTTGTCGGTCGTTTCTAAAATCCACGAGTAATTTTGGATTTAGTTACATCACAAGCTGAAAAGCTATTAAAAAGGGTCGCAGATGCGACCCTTTTTTATGAAAGGCCAAGAAACGTGGTTTCTCAGTCAAACCATGAGCTTTTTACATAAAGTTTATGGCCTAACATACCGTTTTTTATACAATTTATGTTTGAAAGACTTTCTTTAGAGAAATTGCCAAGAAAGAATTGCAATTCAACAGAGACATTGTATAATTCACGGCCTTATTTTAGACAATCAGTTTAAAGGCCAGTAGTTCAATTGGTAGAGCGTCGGTCTCCAAAACCGAAAGTTGGGGGTTCGAGTCCCTCCTGGCCTGCCACTTCTTTTCGAAGGTAACTGTTTCATGGTTGAAGCAGTTAAAAGTAAGTTAAGTGGCTGTTGATAAAGGTTTATTCCATGAGTGCACAAGCAAATACAGAACCATCAAAACTTGATTCTATAAAGTGGATCGTTGCATTCGCCATCCTATTCGGTGGTATTTATGCATTTAACGTCCTGGTTGAAGAGTCAATCTTGATCCGTGCTGGTATTGTTATTGCGGCGGTTGTTATCGCTATCGCTGTAGCTATGATGACTGCTAAAGGTAAGTCTTTCTGGCAGTTCGTTAAGGGCGCTCGTACAGAATTACGTAAAGTTATTTGGCCAAAAACCAATGAAACAACCCGTATGACTATTGTGGTCATTATCATGATCATCATTTTGGGTGCGTTCTTGTGGTTGTTGGACTGGTTGATTAATAGCTTTATAATACAGCCAATCTTAGGTTAGGAGTCATCGCATGGCATTACGCTGGTACGTGGTTCAGGCCTTTTCAGGCTATGAAAACAAAGTCAAAAACTTGCTTCAGGAGCGTATTGAGCTAGCTGGTCTGCAAGAAAGCTTTGGTGAAGTGCTGGTTCCGACTGAAGAAGTCGTAGAAATGCGAGCGGGACAAAAGCGTAAAAGTGAGCGCAAGTTCTTCCCAGGCTATGTCCTCGTTGAAATGGACATGAATGAAGAAACCTGGCAGGTGGTACGCAACACACCACGTGTTATGGGCTTTATCGGCGGCACATCTGACAGACCGGCACCAATTTCTAAGAAAGAAGCTGATGCTATTCTTAACCGTCTTGAAGATGGTAATGATAAGCCGAAACCAAAAGTATTGTTTGAAGCCGGTGAAATGGTACGTGTAACAGACGGGCCTTTCGCAGACTTTAATGGCGTCGTAGAGTCAGTAAACTACGAAAAGAGCCGTTTACAGGTGTCAGTGTCTATCTTTGGACGCTCAACTCCTGTAGAATTGGAATTTAGCCAAGTCGAAAAAGGCTAGGCAACAAATTTAAACATAAAGCGATCTCTGTTTGGTTTACCCTTTGGGTGGGCTAAGTCTGGGGAGCGCTTTTTTGTCTTTGCGAAACGGGGAGCTAGTAATAGCGTTTGTACCCATATTGAGGTGAAACATGGCTAAGAAAGTCGAAGCTTATATTAAGCTACAAGTTGGTGCCGGAATGGCAAACCCAAGTCCACCAGTTGGTCCTGCTCTAGGTCAACACGGTGTGAACATCATGGAATTCTGTAAAGCGTTTAACGCTGAAACAGAGAAGGTCGAGAAAGGTCTTCCAATTCCAGTGGTCATCACAGTTTATAACGATCGTAGTTTCACGTTCGTTACTAAAACTCCTCCTGCGGCAGTATTAATCCTAAAAGCAATCGGGGTTAAGTCTGGTAGTGGTACGCCTAACACTAAGAAAGTGGGCAAGATCACTCGTGAGCAATTAGAAGAAATTGCCAAGATGAAAGAACCAGATCTAACAGCAGCCGATATGGATGCTGCGGTTCGTACAATTGCAGGCACAGCGCGCTCTATGGGCGTTGATGCGGAGGTGTAAGACGATGGCTAAGCAAAGTAAACGTATTCGCGCAATCAATGAGAAAGTTGGTGAGCGCACATTATTTTCTGCGGTAGAAGCGATTGAGTTATTGAAAGAGATTTCTAGCGTGAAATTTGATGAGAGCTTAGAAGTTGCTGTCAACCTTGGTATTGATGCTCGCAAATCTGACCAAGTAGTTCGCGGCGCTACAGTTCTTCCAAACGGTACTGGTAAAGACGTTCGCGTTGCAGTATTCACTACTAACGCTGACGCGGCAAAAGAAGCCGGCGCAGATATCGTTGGTATGGAAGACTTAGCTGAAGAAGTTAAGAAAGGCAACATGGATTTTGACGTAGTTATCGCTAGCCCAGACGCGATGCGTGTGGTTGGTCAACTTGGTCAAATCTTAGGTCCTAAAGGCCTGATGCCTAACCCGAAAGTGGGTACGGTAACTCCAGACGTTGCGACGGCTGTTAAAAATGCAAAAGCAGGTCAGGTTCAGTACCGTGCTGATAAGAACGGT
The Kangiella marina DNA segment above includes these coding regions:
- a CDS encoding type III pantothenate kinase — translated: MFLLIDQGNSRCKYLLTEALGDIKAVDSGSWENQDFDTASWKGLLAPFQAKGIGRVLVSSVAGQARKEWFGALCHEVLGIWPEFAESGESYVSTSSVTLSNCYDTPQALGVDRWLAMIAVSERVTREFIVIDAGTAITTDWVNHKGQHQGGHIIPGGRMLQQSLLGQTGGIAWSAKHDSTAKGELLGENTSAAVALGAETMIKGYCYQVMKDVVNESSGKQLSVLVTGGDGPFVTECLQRVVEDMPLACRVEYQPNLVIEGLSHWFSLNN
- the rplA gene encoding 50S ribosomal protein L1 — translated: MAKQSKRIRAINEKVGERTLFSAVEAIELLKEISSVKFDESLEVAVNLGIDARKSDQVVRGATVLPNGTGKDVRVAVFTTNADAAKEAGADIVGMEDLAEEVKKGNMDFDVVIASPDAMRVVGQLGQILGPKGLMPNPKVGTVTPDVATAVKNAKAGQVQYRADKNGIVHAAIGKVSFGAAQLEENLTSLLMALKKAKPASSKGTYLKKISLSSTMGPGLTVDKSSISLKD
- the tuf gene encoding elongation factor Tu, which produces MAKEKFERNKPHVNVGTIGHVDHGKTTLTAAICTVLADVYGGAAQAFADIDNAPEERERGITIATSHVEYETPARHYAHVDCPGHADYVKNMITGAAQMDGAILVCSAADGPMPQTREHILLSRQVGVPKIVVFLNKCDMVDDEELLELVEMEVRELLDQYEFPGDDTPIIRGSALKALEGDQGALGKEAIVALGEALDTYIPEPERAIDKPFLLPIEDVFSISGRGTVVTGRVESGVVKVGEEIEIVGIKDTTKTTVTGVEMFRKLLDQGEAGDNVGVLLRGTKRDEVERGQVLAHTGTITPHTRFEAEVYVLSKDEGGRHTPFFKGYRPQFYFRTTDVTGACELPEGVEMVMPGDNIKMDVTLIAPIAMDEGLRFAIREGGRTVGAGVVSKIHE
- the birA gene encoding bifunctional biotin--[acetyl-CoA-carboxylase] ligase/biotin operon repressor BirA; protein product: MASQKEQQLIEIINILSKGGFYSGQAIAEKLEVSRAYVWKLIQQLQEFGLGIESVTGRGYCLEYPVELLDEQALKQALQLSKMELRLITDSTNEALKGDGFEHNKLVVAEYQSAGRGRRGRQWVSPLASNLYWSLGWKTQLPVQQLGGLSLVVGLAIVSALERFGVSGVEVKWPNDIRFQGRKLGGILVELSGDMVGGLNVIIGVGMNVHMASSAAGGIEQEWINLQELKKDISRQQLLIDVIEQLQSHLKQFAEGGFESFIEHWRDVDECFNKKIAIVQGEEVINGVGAGVDNNGALLLQTGKGIKPIYAGEVSLRFREGVH
- a CDS encoding amidohydrolase family protein yields the protein MTIPSSLKLVAILSLITAPHLLSAAPAQTTSTWLHCGNVIDTAEGEMLNQRFIEVTGNTISAVETKRPTGVKLIDLSDKTCLPGLMDMHVHLDGEMNPKSYIDGFTLNPADLAFRAQDFGMKTLMAGFTTVRNPGDSYNVTISLRNAINQGIVNGPRIYSAGKSLATTGGHADPTNGTNADLMGDPGPKEGVVNSVEGARKAVRQRYKDGADFIKITATGGVLSLAKSGQNPQFTEEELRSVVETANDYNMHVAAHAHGEEGMLRAVNAGITSIEHGTYMSDKVMKAMKKKGTYYVPTIIAGKFVAEKAEIDGFFPEIVRPKARAVGPKIQQTFAKAYDYGVKIAFGTDSGVSAHGDNAKEFQYMVEAGMPAMEAIQSATVTTANLLKNNTIGVIKKGNLADIIAVDGNPVDNITLLQDVTFVMKDGKVYKQ
- the secE gene encoding preprotein translocase subunit SecE — protein: MSAQANTEPSKLDSIKWIVAFAILFGGIYAFNVLVEESILIRAGIVIAAVVIAIAVAMMTAKGKSFWQFVKGARTELRKVIWPKTNETTRMTIVVIIMIIILGAFLWLLDWLINSFIIQPILG
- a CDS encoding DEAD/DEAH box helicase, which encodes MTSKHIPTSFSELELAPAVLKAIQEVGYEQPSPIQQASIPVLLTGRDIIGQAQTGTGKTAAFALPLLSQIDTDDKTTQVLVLAPTRELALQVAEACQTYAKHMERFTILPIYGGQRYDTQLKQLKRGAQVVVGTPGRVMDHIRRGTLKLNNLKALVLDEADEMLRMGFIDDVEWILGHTPDQRQIALFSATMPNQIKKVAQKYLNDPEHIKIETKTSTAKTISQRYWFVSGLHKLDALTRILETEEFDGMIIFVRTKSATMELAEKLNARGFRADALNGDIQQNTREKIVDKLKSGKIDVLLATDVAARGLDVERISHVINYDIPYDTESYVHRIGRTGRAGREGNAILFVAHREKRMLKAIERATNQPIEEMHLPTVADINEQRVDRFVQKISDTLATSDLDFYLDIINKYVENNDQDWPQLAAALAKMAAGDELLLKEKPRKERRERDSRDWDDDRDSRRKNKRDRKERPRRENTFSAQAQPLADHPDVEMERYRIELGRNHDVKVGSIVGAIANEADIDSEYIGRIDLFDEFTTVDLPAGMPKEVQSILAKARVAGKPMQLAPIGKQEGGSGKASSKSKDKGKPKAKKRKPKS
- the murB gene encoding UDP-N-acetylmuramate dehydrogenase, translated to MAQSLAAFNTFGVEATCDNLFRFTSEQEIQDWLAGMPIPPKEFFVLGGGSNLLLLGHVPLTFLKADIQGVDYQESGDEVLVTAGAGVNWHDLVLDSIDKGYAGLENLSLIPGNVGAAPIQNIGAYGVELEQLFVSLNAVDLFSGEKRVFEHEACEFAYRDSVFKQRHRGQYMITSVTLRLRKKPELVLTYGPLSALKDRCDELTPADVSNEVIRIRQSKLPDPQKLGNAGSFFKNPVISKKAFKRLQTNYPEVVAYPVDDSHMKLAAGWLIDQCGLKGYRQGDAGVHQQQALVLVNHGDASGRDIVQLAGHVRDTVLAKFEVRLEPEVWIIGEQDIF
- the rplK gene encoding 50S ribosomal protein L11, which codes for MAKKVEAYIKLQVGAGMANPSPPVGPALGQHGVNIMEFCKAFNAETEKVEKGLPIPVVITVYNDRSFTFVTKTPPAAVLILKAIGVKSGSGTPNTKKVGKITREQLEEIAKMKEPDLTAADMDAAVRTIAGTARSMGVDAEV
- the nusG gene encoding transcription termination/antitermination protein NusG: MALRWYVVQAFSGYENKVKNLLQERIELAGLQESFGEVLVPTEEVVEMRAGQKRKSERKFFPGYVLVEMDMNEETWQVVRNTPRVMGFIGGTSDRPAPISKKEADAILNRLEDGNDKPKPKVLFEAGEMVRVTDGPFADFNGVVESVNYEKSRLQVSVSIFGRSTPVELEFSQVEKG